Part of the Streptomyces sp. HSG2 genome, CGAGCAGGCCACCCGGTTGCGCGACCGGATCGCCGAGCTGGCCCGGACGATCGCCGACGCCGATCCGCATGACGAGATCGACGAGGGCCTCGATCTGGTCGTCGGACGCGAGGCGGTGGCGCAGGTGGTCTCGCGACAGACAGGCATCCCCGTCAGCAGCCTGACCCAGGAGGAGAAGGACCGGCTGCTCGGCCTGGAAGAGCACCTGCGCGGGCGGGTGGTCGGACAGGACGAGGCGGTACGGGCGGTGTCGGACGCCGTCCTGCGCTCCCGGGCCGGCCTGGCCGGGCCGCACCGGCCGATCGGCAGCTTCCTGTTCCTGGGGCCGACCGGTGTCGGCAAGACGGAACTGGCCCGGGCCCTCGCCGAGGCGCTCTTCGGCAGCGAGGACCGCATGGTCCGCCTCGACATGAGCGAGTACCAGGAGCGGCACACGGTGAGCCGACTGGTCGGTGCGCCGCCGGGGTACGTCGGCTACGAGGAGGCGGGTCAGCTCACCGAGGTGGTACGCCGCCATCCCTACTCGCTGCTTCTGCTCGACGAGGTGGAGAAGGCCCACCCCGACGTGTTCAACATCCTGCTCCAAGTGCTGGACGACGGCCGCCTCACCGACTCCCAGGGCCGCACGGTGGACTTCTCCAGCACGGTCGTGGTGATGACCAGCAACCTCGGCTCGGACGTGATCGGTCGCAGGGGAGCCGGCATCGGGTTCGGGTCCGGCGGTTCGGACGCCGACGAGGAGGCCCGGCGCGACCAGGTGCTCCGCCCGCTCCGCGAACACTTCCGCCCCGAGTTCCTCAACCGCGTCGACGAGATCGTCGTCTTCCGCCGGCTCGACGGTGAGCAACTGCGTCGGATCACCACCCTGCTCTTGGAGGACACGCGCCGCCTCGCCGGCGCCCAGGACGTCAGCGTCGACTTCACCGACGCGGCCGTCGACTGGCTCGCCGAGCGGGGATACCAGCCCGAATACGGGGCGCGCCCGCTGCGCCGCACCATCCAGCGCGAGGTCGACAACGAGCTGTCCCGGCTCCTCCTGGAAGGCGGGCTCGGACAGGGGGGAAGGGTGACCGTGGACGTGGAGGCCGATCGGCTGGCGTTCCGGCCCGGGCAAGGGCCCGCACGGCGACCGTGAGAAGACCGTGGGCACCACCGGGAAGCCGTCGAGGCGGACGGGCTCGACGCTGCCCCCGACCAAGGCCGAGCACCCCCCGCCGACGCGCAGCTGACCTTCTCCTCGGCACGAGCAGTGATCTGCGGCCGCCGTCGGCGGACAGGGGCTTCGGTTCAGCGGATCGACAGCGGTGCCGGCCCTCCTTCTCGGCGGTGTCCCGATGCCCGCAACGTAGTGGCCCCGGGCCCCGGCACGCACCCGATACACACCCTGCGGCAATTAGCCGTATTTACATCAGTTGCCCGGATTCGACGGGTATGCGTGGAGGTCTGTCGGGCGGCCCGAGGGCGTCCGGATCAGACGTCCACGTCGACGACGACCGGGGCGTGGTCCGAGGCGCCCTTGCCCTTGCGCTCCTCACGATCGACGTAGGCGTCGCGCACCGCCCCCGCGAAGGAGTCGTTCCCGTAGACCAGGTCGATGCGCATGCCGCGATTCTTGGGGAAGCCGAGTTGGCGGTAGTCCCAGTAGGTGAACGGGCGGTCGTACTTGAGCGGGCGGGGCACCACGTCGGTCAGGCCCACGGCGCGGAGACTCGCCAGCGCCTGCCGCTCGGCCGGGGTGACGTGGGTGGCGCCCTCGAACGCGGCGCGGTCGTACACGTCGTCGTCGGTCGGCGCGACGTTGTAGTCGCCCATCACGGCGAACGGGCGAGGGCCCGCCGCGTCGGCGGCGACCGCCTCGCGCAGCGCCTCCAGCCAGCTCAGCTTGTAGGCGTAGTGCGGATGCGCCACCTCCCGGCCGTTCGGCACGTAGACCGACCGGACCCGGACCGGTCCGCAGGTGGCGGCCAACGCGCGAGGCTCCCGCACGCCCTCGAAACCCGGGTCACCGGGCAGGCCCTTGACCACGTCCGACAGTCCGACCCGCGACAGTACGGCCACGCCGTTCCACCGCCCCGTCGCGGAGACCGCCGCCTCGTACCCCAGCTCGCCCAGCCGGTCGTAGGGGAACTGCTCCTCCGTGACCTTGGCCTCCTGGAGACAGAGCACGTCGGTACCGCTGCTCTCCAGCCAGGCCGTCAGCCGCGGCAGGCGGGCGGTGATCGAGTTCACGTTCCAGGTGGCGATGCGCATGGCCCACAACCTACCCGGCGGGTACGACAGCTCCCGGCGGGCGGTCAGTCTCCCGCCGCCGCCTCCTCCACGGCCCGCTGGGCGACCCGAAACGCGCGGTGTGCGACCGGCACCCCGCAGTAGACCGCCGTCTGAAGGACGATCTCCCTGATCTCCTCGGGTGTGAACCCGCTCCGGAGCGCCGCGCGTGTGTGGGTGGCGAGGTCCTCCAGGTACCCCCCGGCGGCCAGGGCGGTCAGGGTCACACAGATGCGTGCGCGCCGGTCCAGGCCGGGCCGGTCCAACACCTCTCCCCACGGGTAACGGGTGAGGAGTTCCCGGAAGTCCGCGGAGAACCCGTCCTCGTCGGCCGGCTCCCGATTCGCGCGTGTGTCCCCGGGCGTCTCGCGGCCCTCCCGGAGACCCGCGTCCTGCGGATCGGCCCGAGCCTGGGGGGGCACGGCGGGTCGCTCCGCTCCCACCGGCGGCCGAGCGCCGGGCGGAGTCGGGCTCTCGTCGGCCGAAGGCTCCGGCGGGGTGCCGGGTACCGGAGGCGCGGAACCCGCCGTGACGACCGGGGCCGACGCGGGAGCCGACTCCGGGGTCGGGGGCGTCTCGGACGGGGCGGGCTCGGCAT contains:
- a CDS encoding exodeoxyribonuclease III; protein product: MRIATWNVNSITARLPRLTAWLESSGTDVLCLQEAKVTEEQFPYDRLGELGYEAAVSATGRWNGVAVLSRVGLSDVVKGLPGDPGFEGVREPRALAATCGPVRVRSVYVPNGREVAHPHYAYKLSWLEALREAVAADAAGPRPFAVMGDYNVAPTDDDVYDRAAFEGATHVTPAERQALASLRAVGLTDVVPRPLKYDRPFTYWDYRQLGFPKNRGMRIDLVYGNDSFAGAVRDAYVDREERKGKGASDHAPVVVDVDV